Proteins encoded together in one Ptiloglossa arizonensis isolate GNS036 chromosome 9, iyPtiAriz1_principal, whole genome shotgun sequence window:
- the LOC143151559 gene encoding uncharacterized protein LOC143151559 isoform X2: MPGAGGQPPQRTTFRPPWVKDGPNPLPMPTAPWTLNSRRDSKSKPDEPPAFTQVTLKSVAKPEVKQPPVDVQPRKQSKITIIPSQPKSEKNTSSKPAPTKIRENGRQEPNSRPQLERQVRIERSRSRGDTIPLSKSESTTGAPTLSKSSSRAAIPPPPPPRPPPPPPARTILKDLPPLSESQQVKLEMLKSRPRKRPDWACMMKEVESGKTLRHVHCNDRSAPLIERVNKVMADPAGKTQFVFESEKSNMHNQLLKQIQQGVKLKRVQTNDRSRPMLDGLRKFRRQLTIEEQMQKAEETIDDSISDDMDDIDAVRDDLQSTKQMLALELRNKEALERENKRLQARILNLEAEVDREKSKKDVQNRAKHDEKLTESLKETALQARKDAERLEKEYITVAEERDKMKNELEEMKRMYAALERRMKAGMALAGCPSAKDVAKIASQKSLDKKEPSESEEEEEEDESSEEEEDDKDPKAATEKRLQREIKLLTTKIRNCKDKSANARKERHALKDQIKQQQKLLKEEKKKFKHLQKEVDKMAKLMSENDDEKDEEEEDEEETESEESESEESEEDEESESEDEDDSLEGQRNSLQKQAKKHEGRLAALKKGNYLLKAQVDRLKDDLGKQREESLTLQEDLDSVLAELG; this comes from the exons ATGCCCGGTGCCGGTGGCCAACCACCGCAGAGGACCACCTTCAGGCCGCCATGGGTCAAGGATGGTCCGAACCCTTTGCCTATGCCTACCGCGCCCTGGACCCTCAATTCTAGGAGGGACTCGAAATCGAAACCCGACGAACCACCGGCGTTCACCCAGGTCACTCTCAAA AGTGTGGCAAAACCGGAAGTGAAGCAGCCCCCGGTGGATGTGCAGCCACGGAAGCAGAGCAAAATCACGATAATCCCGTCGCAGCCGAAAAGCGAAAAAAATACGAGCAGCAAACCGGCTCCGACGAAGATCCGCGAGAATGGACGACAAGAGCCAAATTCGAGGCCGCAGCTCGAACGACAGGTTCGAATCGAGAGGTCTCGATCTCGGGGTGACACTATACCTCTCTCCAAGAGCGAGAGCACCACAG GCGCACCGACGCTTTCGAAGAGCTCGTCGAGGGCAGCGatcccgccaccgccaccaccgagaCCTCCGCCTCCGCCACCGGCGAGAACGATCCTGAAGGACCTTCCGCCTCTCAGCGAGTCGCAGCAAGTAAAACTGGAGATGCTGAAGTCGAGGCCACGGAAACGTCCCGACTGGGCGTGCATGATGAAGGAGGTCGAGAGCGGAAAGACCTTGAGGCACGTCCATTGCAACGACAGAAGCGCGCCCCTGATCGAGAGGGTGAACAAGGTCATGGCTGATCCAGCAG GGAAGACACAGTTTGtgttcgaatccgaaaaatcgaaCATGCATAACCAATTGCTGAAGCAGATTCAGCAGGGTGTTAAACTAAAGAGGGTGCAGACCAACGACCGGTCGAGACCGATGTTGGACGGTCTGAGGAAGTTCCGGAGACAACTGACTATAGAGGAGCAAATGCAAAAGGCCGAAGAAACCATCGATGATTCTATTTCGGACGACATGGACGACATTGATGCAGTAAGGGATGACTTGCAAAGTACCAAACAAATGCTCGCTTTGGAACTTAGAAATAAGGAAGCTTTGGAAAGGGAAAACAAGAGATTACAA GCGAGGATCTTGAATCTCGAGGCCGAAGTCGACCGGGAGAAATCTAAGAAGGATGTGCAGAATCGCGCCAAACACGACGAGAAACTCACGGAATCTTTGAAAGAGACCGCTCTGCAAGCCAGAAAGGATGCCGAGAGACTCGAGAAAGAATACATCACAGTGGCAGAGGAAAGGGACAAAATGAAGAACGAGTTAGAGGAAATGAAAAGAATGTACGCCGCATTGGAAAGGCGCATGAAAGCCG GAATGGCATTAGCCGGTTGTCCAAGCGCAAAAGATGTAGCTAAAATTGCTTCGCAGAAAAGCTTAGATAAAAAAGAGCCGAGCGAAagcgaagaggaagaagaagaggatgAAAGctcggaggaagaagaagacgacaaaGATCCAAAAGCTGCAACAGAAAAACGATTACAAAGAGAGATCAAACTGTTGACGACCAAAATTAGAAATTGCAA GGATAAATCTGCAAATGCCAGAAAAGAGCGACACGCGTTGAAAGATCAAATTAAACAGCAACAAAAATTACTaaaagaggagaagaagaaattcaAGCACCTTCAAAAGGAAGTTGACAAAATGGCAAAGCTAATGTCGGAAAATGACGATGaaaaagatgaagaagaagaggacGAAGAGGAAACGGAATCTGAAGAATCCGAATCCGAGGAATCCGAGGAAGACGAAGAGTCAGAGTCTGAAGACGAAGACGATTCGTTGGAGGGTCAAAGAAATTCTTTACAG AAACAAGCTAAAAAGCACGAAGGACGTTTAGCTGCGTTAAAGAAGGGTAACTATTTACTTAAAGCACAAGTCGATAGATTAAAAGACGATTTAGGAAAGCAACGAGAAGAAAGTCTCACTCTACAAGAAGATCTTGACTCTGTTTTAGCTGAATTAGGTTAA
- the LOC143151559 gene encoding uncharacterized protein LOC143151559 isoform X1: MPGAGGQPPQRTTFRPPWVKDGPNPLPMPTAPWTLNSRRDSKSKPDEPPAFTQVTLKSVAKPEVKQPPVDVQPRKQSKITIIPSQPKSEKNTSSKPAPTKIRENGRQEPNSRPQLERQVRIERSRSRGDTIPLSKSESTTGAPTLSKSSSRAAIPPPPPPRPPPPPPARTILKDLPPLSESQQVKLEMLKSRPRKRPDWACMMKEVESGKTLRHVHCNDRSAPLIERVNKVMADPAGKTQFVFESEKSNMHNQLLKQIQQGVKLKRVQTNDRSRPMLDGLRKFRRQLTIEEQMQKAEETIDDSISDDMDDIDAVRDDLQSTKQMLALELRNKEALERENKRLQARILNLEAEVDREKSKKDVQNRAKHDEKLTESLKETALQARKDAERLEKEYITVAEERDKMKNELEEMKRMYAALERRMKAEQELDAEPIIELADDSDEATWYNVSGMALAGCPSAKDVAKIASQKSLDKKEPSESEEEEEEDESSEEEEDDKDPKAATEKRLQREIKLLTTKIRNCKDKSANARKERHALKDQIKQQQKLLKEEKKKFKHLQKEVDKMAKLMSENDDEKDEEEEDEEETESEESESEESEEDEESESEDEDDSLEGQRNSLQKQAKKHEGRLAALKKGNYLLKAQVDRLKDDLGKQREESLTLQEDLDSVLAELG, translated from the exons ATGCCCGGTGCCGGTGGCCAACCACCGCAGAGGACCACCTTCAGGCCGCCATGGGTCAAGGATGGTCCGAACCCTTTGCCTATGCCTACCGCGCCCTGGACCCTCAATTCTAGGAGGGACTCGAAATCGAAACCCGACGAACCACCGGCGTTCACCCAGGTCACTCTCAAA AGTGTGGCAAAACCGGAAGTGAAGCAGCCCCCGGTGGATGTGCAGCCACGGAAGCAGAGCAAAATCACGATAATCCCGTCGCAGCCGAAAAGCGAAAAAAATACGAGCAGCAAACCGGCTCCGACGAAGATCCGCGAGAATGGACGACAAGAGCCAAATTCGAGGCCGCAGCTCGAACGACAGGTTCGAATCGAGAGGTCTCGATCTCGGGGTGACACTATACCTCTCTCCAAGAGCGAGAGCACCACAG GCGCACCGACGCTTTCGAAGAGCTCGTCGAGGGCAGCGatcccgccaccgccaccaccgagaCCTCCGCCTCCGCCACCGGCGAGAACGATCCTGAAGGACCTTCCGCCTCTCAGCGAGTCGCAGCAAGTAAAACTGGAGATGCTGAAGTCGAGGCCACGGAAACGTCCCGACTGGGCGTGCATGATGAAGGAGGTCGAGAGCGGAAAGACCTTGAGGCACGTCCATTGCAACGACAGAAGCGCGCCCCTGATCGAGAGGGTGAACAAGGTCATGGCTGATCCAGCAG GGAAGACACAGTTTGtgttcgaatccgaaaaatcgaaCATGCATAACCAATTGCTGAAGCAGATTCAGCAGGGTGTTAAACTAAAGAGGGTGCAGACCAACGACCGGTCGAGACCGATGTTGGACGGTCTGAGGAAGTTCCGGAGACAACTGACTATAGAGGAGCAAATGCAAAAGGCCGAAGAAACCATCGATGATTCTATTTCGGACGACATGGACGACATTGATGCAGTAAGGGATGACTTGCAAAGTACCAAACAAATGCTCGCTTTGGAACTTAGAAATAAGGAAGCTTTGGAAAGGGAAAACAAGAGATTACAA GCGAGGATCTTGAATCTCGAGGCCGAAGTCGACCGGGAGAAATCTAAGAAGGATGTGCAGAATCGCGCCAAACACGACGAGAAACTCACGGAATCTTTGAAAGAGACCGCTCTGCAAGCCAGAAAGGATGCCGAGAGACTCGAGAAAGAATACATCACAGTGGCAGAGGAAAGGGACAAAATGAAGAACGAGTTAGAGGAAATGAAAAGAATGTACGCCGCATTGGAAAGGCGCATGAAAGCCG AGCAAGAGCTTGACGCTGAACCGATAATAGAGCTAGCAGACGATAGCGACGAGGCGACTTGGTACAATGTTTCAGGAATGGCATTAGCCGGTTGTCCAAGCGCAAAAGATGTAGCTAAAATTGCTTCGCAGAAAAGCTTAGATAAAAAAGAGCCGAGCGAAagcgaagaggaagaagaagaggatgAAAGctcggaggaagaagaagacgacaaaGATCCAAAAGCTGCAACAGAAAAACGATTACAAAGAGAGATCAAACTGTTGACGACCAAAATTAGAAATTGCAA GGATAAATCTGCAAATGCCAGAAAAGAGCGACACGCGTTGAAAGATCAAATTAAACAGCAACAAAAATTACTaaaagaggagaagaagaaattcaAGCACCTTCAAAAGGAAGTTGACAAAATGGCAAAGCTAATGTCGGAAAATGACGATGaaaaagatgaagaagaagaggacGAAGAGGAAACGGAATCTGAAGAATCCGAATCCGAGGAATCCGAGGAAGACGAAGAGTCAGAGTCTGAAGACGAAGACGATTCGTTGGAGGGTCAAAGAAATTCTTTACAG AAACAAGCTAAAAAGCACGAAGGACGTTTAGCTGCGTTAAAGAAGGGTAACTATTTACTTAAAGCACAAGTCGATAGATTAAAAGACGATTTAGGAAAGCAACGAGAAGAAAGTCTCACTCTACAAGAAGATCTTGACTCTGTTTTAGCTGAATTAGGTTAA
- the LOC143151560 gene encoding uncharacterized protein LOC143151560, producing MVGSSRKILDLSQDAKDMWKKWVHEDDRSPIKDARIQRETLMDNLEKEWQDLAIRDKDRITRTYQNVMKDSNLQEEHKLTSAINMARMKSFQSSLK from the exons ATGGTTGGTAGCTCGAGGAAGATTCTTGATCTTAG CCAGGATGCAAAGGACATGTGGAAGAAGTGGGTACACGAGGACGACAGGTCCCCGATCAAGGACGCTCGGATACAGAGGGAGACGTTGATGGACAATTTGGAGAAAGAGTGGCAGGATCTTGCCATCCGTGACAAAGATAGGATCACTCGAACGTATCAGAACGTGATGAAGGATTCCAATCTACAAGAGGAGCACAAACTGACCTCGGCGATCAACATGGCCCGAATGAAATCCTTTCAGAGTTCCTTGAAATAA